A portion of the Hoylesella buccalis ATCC 35310 genome contains these proteins:
- a CDS encoding Fur family transcriptional regulator: MVHEDYYIQKLTHREIKPTASRLLILREMMRGNEAVSLPDLERYLPTVDKSTISRTLSLFLLHRLIHAIDDGSGALKYAVCDDDCDCSIDEEHTHFYCENCHRTFCLKHIAVPVVPLPDGFSLHSINYVLKGLCPECTEKLK, translated from the coding sequence ATGGTACATGAAGATTATTACATACAAAAGTTAACCCATCGGGAAATCAAACCAACGGCCTCCCGACTGCTCATTCTTCGCGAGATGATGCGTGGCAATGAGGCCGTATCGTTGCCCGATTTGGAACGCTATCTGCCCACTGTTGACAAGTCTACCATATCGCGCACCTTGTCTTTGTTTCTCCTTCATCGCCTGATTCATGCCATTGATGATGGTTCAGGTGCATTGAAGTACGCCGTTTGTGACGACGATTGCGACTGTTCGATTGACGAAGAGCATACGCATTTTTATTGCGAAAACTGCCATCGTACGTTCTGTCTCAAGCACATTGCTGTGCCGGTGGTCCCGCTTCCGGATGGATTCAGCCTGCATAGCATCAATTATGTGCTGAAAGGCTTGTGCCCAGAGTGTACTGAAAAACTGAAATAA
- a CDS encoding AAA domain-containing protein: MSPQSAISELKRQKLLLQLEYATEKDAFRKQTEMMGIARKVKRGDAWFPVRVGKSFYNSLNQLAVEVFRAVDEEISHNFEYGRPVAFFQMVQKAGKHDEMGKNNASVASKSLSYFPVTGMVSYADNDRMVVTLPDNGMVTSIQTAEQVGVQLFFDETSYRLMFDALDRVMNAKDNRLAYLRNLFYSTSQAAECFSFDDIRFPWLNDLQAEAVNKVLKAKDVMVVHGPPGTGKTTTLVEAIYETLKRESQVLVCAQSNMAVDWISERLVDRGVNVLRIGNPTRVNDKMLSFTYERRFESHPDYPQLWAIRKALRQLKQHRKAAGSGFHQKVERLQERATELEIRIKGQLFGEARVIASTLTGAANRLLMGQKYQTLFIDEAAQALEAACWIAIRKVHRVVLAGDHCQLPPTIKSIAALKGGLDKTLMQRIVENKPEVVTMLGMQYRMNDQIMRFSSDWFYHGKVQSAPAIKYRGILDYDVPIQWIDTAEQAENAHFIEESASDAPTFQEHFVGESFGRINEDEAELTLSTLEQYFNKIGKQRLLDEAVDVGIISPYRAQVQYLRRLIKKRPFFKPFRHLISVNTVDGFQGQERDVILISLVRANDDGQIGFLRDLRRMNVAMTRARMKLIILGHVPTLVRHPFYKKLYDYTQSLQQDSLW, translated from the coding sequence ATGTCACCACAATCGGCCATTTCAGAACTCAAACGTCAGAAGTTGTTGCTCCAATTGGAGTACGCAACCGAGAAGGATGCTTTCCGTAAGCAGACCGAAATGATGGGTATAGCCCGAAAGGTAAAGCGCGGTGATGCATGGTTTCCCGTCCGTGTGGGCAAGAGTTTTTACAACTCGCTCAATCAGTTGGCGGTCGAAGTGTTTCGTGCTGTCGATGAAGAGATTAGTCACAATTTTGAATACGGACGCCCGGTTGCCTTTTTTCAGATGGTTCAGAAGGCAGGAAAGCACGATGAAATGGGCAAAAACAATGCATCCGTTGCTTCTAAATCACTTTCTTATTTCCCCGTCACGGGCATGGTGAGCTATGCCGATAACGACCGAATGGTGGTCACGTTGCCTGACAATGGCATGGTTACCTCCATCCAAACAGCCGAACAGGTGGGCGTACAACTGTTTTTTGACGAGACCTCATATCGGTTGATGTTCGATGCTTTAGACCGCGTGATGAATGCCAAAGATAACCGATTGGCCTATCTTCGCAACCTTTTTTATTCGACTTCGCAGGCTGCCGAGTGCTTTTCTTTTGATGACATTCGGTTTCCTTGGCTCAATGACCTGCAGGCAGAAGCCGTGAACAAAGTGTTGAAAGCCAAGGATGTGATGGTGGTTCACGGTCCTCCAGGCACTGGCAAGACCACCACACTCGTAGAGGCAATCTACGAAACCCTCAAGCGTGAGAGTCAAGTTTTGGTCTGTGCGCAGAGCAATATGGCGGTCGATTGGATTAGTGAGCGACTTGTTGACCGGGGTGTGAACGTGCTTCGCATCGGCAATCCCACGCGGGTGAACGACAAAATGCTGTCGTTTACCTACGAACGAAGGTTCGAATCACATCCCGATTATCCGCAATTATGGGCCATACGCAAAGCCCTTCGCCAACTCAAACAGCATCGTAAAGCTGCCGGTTCTGGCTTTCACCAAAAGGTGGAACGTCTTCAAGAACGGGCAACCGAATTGGAGATACGCATCAAAGGACAGCTTTTTGGAGAAGCAAGGGTCATCGCTTCCACCTTAACAGGTGCCGCCAACCGCCTTCTGATGGGTCAAAAGTATCAAACATTGTTCATTGATGAGGCTGCACAGGCATTAGAAGCTGCCTGCTGGATAGCCATTCGGAAGGTTCACCGCGTGGTATTGGCTGGCGACCACTGTCAGTTGCCGCCGACAATCAAAAGCATTGCTGCCTTAAAGGGAGGTCTGGACAAAACGCTGATGCAACGCATTGTAGAGAATAAACCAGAAGTAGTGACGATGCTTGGCATGCAATATCGCATGAATGATCAGATTATGCGCTTCTCGAGCGACTGGTTTTATCACGGAAAAGTGCAGAGTGCGCCAGCTATTAAGTATCGGGGAATCTTGGATTATGATGTTCCCATCCAGTGGATAGATACCGCCGAACAGGCAGAAAACGCCCATTTCATCGAAGAATCTGCATCGGACGCACCGACATTTCAAGAACATTTTGTGGGTGAAAGCTTTGGCAGAATCAATGAAGATGAGGCTGAATTAACCCTCAGCACCCTGGAACAGTATTTCAATAAGATTGGTAAACAGCGCTTATTGGACGAAGCTGTCGACGTAGGCATCATCTCTCCGTATCGCGCACAAGTGCAGTATTTGCGCCGACTCATTAAAAAGCGTCCCTTTTTCAAGCCCTTTCGTCATCTCATCAGCGTGAACACGGTTGATGGTTTTCAAGGACAGGAACGAGATGTCATCCTCATTTCGCTGGTCAGGGCAAACGATGATGGACAGATAGGCTTTCTTCGTGACCTGCGTAGGATGAACGTTGCCATGACCCGAGCCCGCATGAAACTCATCATCTTAGGACATGTTCCCACGCTGGTGCGCCATCCTTTCTATAAAAAACTATATGACTATACGCAGAGTCTGCAACAAGATTCACTTTGGTAA
- a CDS encoding regulatory protein RecX, giving the protein MKTLRMMNEKKEMTEKEAWNKLSALCAKAEHCSGEMVRKMSLWGLDTAVQERIMDRLIAGKYVDDERYTRAFVNDKMTYNQWGRRKIEQALYQKGISKDVFNRVLDEIPDKDYIAILRPLIHRKLKTVTGRNDYERSMKLIRFAMGRGFDIEQIKQCIDQADDWMDD; this is encoded by the coding sequence ATGAAAACATTACGGATGATGAACGAAAAGAAAGAAATGACCGAAAAAGAGGCCTGGAACAAGCTGTCTGCCCTTTGTGCCAAGGCGGAACACTGCAGCGGAGAGATGGTTCGGAAGATGAGCCTTTGGGGCTTGGACACTGCGGTTCAAGAGCGCATCATGGATCGACTGATTGCTGGGAAATACGTTGATGACGAACGCTACACGCGGGCTTTTGTCAACGACAAGATGACTTACAACCAATGGGGACGCCGCAAGATAGAGCAGGCCTTGTATCAGAAAGGGATATCGAAGGACGTGTTTAACAGGGTTCTCGATGAGATTCCAGACAAAGACTACATCGCCATCCTGCGGCCACTCATCCATCGAAAGTTGAAAACCGTTACGGGCCGTAATGACTATGAGCGCAGCATGAAGCTCATCCGCTTTGCCATGGGTAGGGGATTTGACATTGAACAGATTAAACAATGTATCGACCAAGCTGACGATTGGATGGATGATTAG
- a CDS encoding alpha/beta hydrolase → MRKILKVSLITSIIIVLLAIVGGSIYMIEYSLRRPYPINVSYKDRFAHVINDNPEIKPWIDSLTQGNLIHDTLVTMQDNEQHHAVFVYAPQPTRKTAIVLHGYHDTHASMMQIAHIYARMGYNVLLPDHHAHGWSEGKMVQMGWKERHDVLRWMAIADSLFSDSTGHSEQVVHGISMGAALTMCVSGEDTPDYVKCFVEDCGYTSVWDEFKNELKTQFGLPPFPLLYTGSALNKLLYGWSFREASPLKQVAKCKKPMLFIHGDRDTYVRTDMVYPLYKAKSQPKQLWIAKGSKHAESYQDHRQDYTEVVKKFVSQYIP, encoded by the coding sequence ATGAGAAAAATACTTAAGGTTTCACTAATCACTTCCATCATCATTGTGCTACTGGCAATCGTTGGTGGCAGTATATACATGATAGAATACTCGTTGAGACGTCCTTACCCCATCAACGTGTCCTACAAAGACCGTTTTGCGCACGTCATCAATGACAACCCAGAGATTAAACCCTGGATAGACAGTCTGACCCAAGGCAACCTCATCCATGACACCCTGGTAACGATGCAAGACAATGAGCAGCATCATGCCGTCTTCGTTTATGCGCCACAACCCACACGCAAGACGGCTATAGTGTTGCATGGTTACCACGACACGCATGCGAGCATGATGCAGATAGCCCACATCTATGCCCGCATGGGTTACAATGTGCTGCTGCCCGACCACCATGCGCATGGCTGGAGCGAAGGTAAGATGGTACAAATGGGATGGAAAGAGCGCCACGACGTGCTGCGCTGGATGGCCATTGCCGACTCGCTTTTCAGCGATTCAACCGGCCATTCCGAGCAAGTGGTCCACGGTATCTCCATGGGAGCCGCACTCACCATGTGCGTTTCGGGTGAAGACACCCCCGACTATGTCAAGTGCTTTGTGGAGGATTGTGGTTACACCAGCGTGTGGGACGAATTCAAAAACGAACTGAAAACGCAGTTTGGGCTACCACCCTTCCCCCTACTTTACACGGGCAGCGCACTAAACAAGCTGCTGTACGGATGGTCGTTTAGGGAGGCATCGCCCTTGAAGCAGGTGGCCAAATGCAAAAAGCCCATGCTCTTCATCCATGGCGACCGCGATACATACGTGCGAACCGACATGGTTTATCCGCTTTACAAGGCCAAATCTCAACCGAAACAGTTATGGATAGCCAAGGGTTCTAAACACGCTGAGAGCTACCAGGACCATCGACAAGATTATACGGAGGTTGTCAAGAAATTTGTCAGCCAATACATTCCTTAA
- the ribD gene encoding bifunctional diaminohydroxyphosphoribosylaminopyrimidine deaminase/5-amino-6-(5-phosphoribosylamino)uracil reductase RibD, whose amino-acid sequence MNQEELDKMYMRRCLQLAKQGRALAKPNPMVGAVIVYQDRILGEGYHVRCGQAHAEVNAFASVRPVDEPLLPQSTLYVSLEPCCHTGKTPPCADLIIRKQVKRVVCGCIDPFAQVHGRGVQKLRDAGIDVTVGVLGDECRALNRQFNVYNMLERPYILLKWAQTINGFLDADGEPLALSTPFTQMLVHRLRAQYDAILVGRVTDEREHPRLTVREWSGPNPLRLVLCDGITLPQLMVDLHQQHVQSLMVEGGAKTLQSFIDAGLWDEIRVETSGLLVSEGTKAPVLPAGLILRNREMYDGNVVDTFGRGGALGI is encoded by the coding sequence ATGAACCAAGAAGAGCTTGATAAAATGTACATGCGCCGCTGCCTTCAGCTGGCCAAGCAGGGTAGGGCTTTGGCTAAGCCCAATCCCATGGTGGGTGCAGTGATTGTTTATCAAGATAGAATATTGGGCGAAGGTTATCATGTGCGGTGTGGACAGGCCCACGCTGAGGTTAACGCCTTTGCATCTGTCCGTCCCGTTGACGAGCCTTTGCTGCCGCAAAGCACGCTCTACGTTAGTTTGGAGCCTTGCTGTCACACTGGCAAGACCCCTCCTTGCGCCGATTTGATTATCAGGAAGCAGGTTAAACGCGTGGTGTGTGGCTGCATTGACCCATTTGCCCAGGTGCACGGACGCGGTGTGCAGAAGCTTCGTGACGCGGGCATTGACGTGACGGTTGGCGTGTTGGGCGACGAGTGCCGTGCGCTGAATCGGCAGTTCAACGTGTACAATATGCTTGAACGACCCTATATCCTACTGAAATGGGCCCAAACCATCAATGGCTTTTTAGATGCCGACGGAGAGCCTTTGGCATTGTCCACACCATTCACCCAGATGCTGGTGCATCGGTTGCGGGCGCAGTACGACGCCATTCTTGTTGGTCGCGTGACGGACGAACGCGAACATCCACGCCTCACGGTGCGTGAGTGGTCGGGCCCCAATCCCTTGCGCTTGGTGCTGTGCGATGGCATCACGCTGCCTCAATTGATGGTAGATTTGCATCAACAACATGTACAGTCGTTGATGGTAGAGGGTGGAGCCAAGACGTTGCAGAGCTTCATTGATGCGGGTTTGTGGGACGAAATACGCGTGGAGACCAGTGGTTTGTTGGTCTCGGAAGGTACGAAAGCGCCCGTTTTACCGGCGGGTCTGATCTTGCGAAACCGTGAGATGTACGATGGTAACGTGGTGGATACGTTCGGTCGAGGGGGAGCCTTGGGCATCTGA
- a CDS encoding transporter, with protein sequence MSIIRFIKNWTLPISMVIGVTAYSVFAFIPSLDKAACLFAPFFDTILPLFMFLILFVTFCKVNFRRLIPVKWHLWVSFFQVLFVFVIIAIILSFRLKDNNLILMEALLTCIIGPCASAAAVVTQKLGGNLEEMTTYTFLSNFITALLIPICFPLIEKTSDITFMGAFLKILNQVCLVLVVPMGLAYVVKHYFHRFHRWVVGVKDLSYYLWGCSLMIVTGTTMKNIVHAETTVPFLLLIALLGLLLCVIQFSVGRFIGHYFNATVNAGQALGQKNTAFAIWIAYSYLNPISSVGPGCYILWQNIINSVEIWMYRKRGLERSA encoded by the coding sequence ATGAGTATCATTAGATTTATCAAAAACTGGACGTTGCCCATATCGATGGTGATAGGAGTGACAGCCTATTCTGTCTTTGCTTTCATCCCTTCTTTGGATAAGGCCGCATGCTTGTTTGCGCCTTTCTTTGACACCATTCTGCCCTTGTTCATGTTTTTAATCTTGTTTGTGACCTTTTGTAAGGTCAATTTTAGGCGTTTAATTCCGGTCAAGTGGCATCTTTGGGTGAGTTTTTTTCAAGTGTTATTCGTCTTTGTCATCATTGCCATCATCCTGTCTTTTCGCCTCAAGGACAACAATCTTATACTGATGGAAGCACTTCTCACATGCATTATCGGCCCATGTGCGTCAGCTGCAGCGGTGGTTACGCAGAAATTGGGTGGCAATCTCGAAGAGATGACCACCTATACCTTCTTGTCTAACTTTATTACCGCCTTGCTCATTCCCATTTGTTTCCCGTTAATTGAAAAAACAAGTGACATTACTTTTATGGGTGCATTCTTGAAAATACTCAATCAAGTGTGTCTTGTCTTGGTCGTTCCGATGGGGTTAGCTTATGTCGTTAAGCACTATTTTCATCGGTTTCATCGGTGGGTTGTGGGGGTAAAAGACCTTTCTTATTATCTTTGGGGATGTTCTTTGATGATTGTGACAGGCACCACGATGAAGAATATTGTGCATGCAGAAACAACCGTTCCTTTTCTCTTGCTCATCGCTTTGCTGGGCTTGCTGCTCTGTGTGATACAGTTTTCCGTGGGACGTTTCATCGGTCACTATTTCAATGCTACCGTCAATGCCGGTCAAGCACTGGGCCAAAAGAATACAGCTTTTGCCATCTGGATAGCCTACTCCTACCTCAATCCCATCTCATCCGTCGGCCCTGGTTGTTATATCCTATGGCAGAATATCATCAATAGCGTTGAAATCTGGATGTATCGAAAGCGGGGTTTGGAACGATCAGCATAG
- the pyrE gene encoding orotate phosphoribosyltransferase, protein MENNTLKRDFASKLLRIKAIKLQPNEPFTWASGWKSPFYCDNRKTLSYPDIRTFVKVGMVHAILKHFPEADVIAGVATAGIPQAALIADVLNMPLIYVRSKPKDHGLENLIEGEMKEGAKVVVIEDLISTGGSSLKAVEAIRKAGGDVVGMVASYTYGFPVAAQAFKDTNVKLVTLTDYDHVVAEALATGYIQESDIELLNEWRKDPSGWRK, encoded by the coding sequence ATGGAAAATAACACATTAAAAAGAGATTTTGCATCCAAATTATTACGCATCAAAGCCATCAAGCTACAGCCCAACGAGCCTTTCACATGGGCTTCAGGCTGGAAATCGCCTTTTTATTGCGACAACAGGAAAACGCTTTCTTACCCCGACATACGCACTTTCGTGAAGGTAGGGATGGTGCATGCCATCTTGAAACACTTCCCCGAGGCTGACGTCATCGCAGGTGTGGCGACGGCAGGCATCCCACAAGCCGCCCTCATTGCTGATGTCTTGAACATGCCTTTGATATATGTGAGAAGCAAACCAAAGGACCACGGACTGGAAAACCTAATCGAAGGTGAGATGAAAGAGGGTGCCAAGGTAGTGGTTATCGAAGACCTTATCTCTACTGGAGGCAGCTCTTTGAAGGCGGTAGAGGCCATCAGAAAAGCCGGAGGAGACGTTGTTGGCATGGTTGCCTCTTACACTTACGGGTTCCCTGTCGCTGCACAAGCGTTCAAAGACACCAACGTCAAGCTGGTTACCCTGACCGACTATGACCATGTAGTGGCTGAGGCACTGGCCACGGGATATATCCAGGAAAGTGATATCGAGTTGCTCAACGAATGGCGAAAAGACCCATCTGGCTGGCGAAAGTAA
- the prmC gene encoding peptide chain release factor N(5)-glutamine methyltransferase, translated as MKNYRELWEQLTPLYDETEAKAVVRTVLEVRFGLTLTDILCGKVNDLSAEEGRSLEKIMQRLRQAEPVQYVLGEAEFAGRRFKVAPGVLIPRPETEELCAWIVNEQTPTEGQSITILDIGTGSGCLAVTLSLDIPNTTVSAWDISQDALRIASENAKAWKAPVSLALQDALAAPKDSMKWDIIVSNPPYICPSEAAEMAKNVLKFEPSTALFVPQSDPLLFYKAIANYAIQALKPGGKLYIEINPLYRSQLEEMLKNVGFIDVEIRKDAFGKDRMARATRPCQTEKS; from the coding sequence ATGAAAAATTATCGGGAACTCTGGGAACAACTCACCCCCCTATACGATGAAACCGAAGCAAAAGCGGTGGTTAGGACGGTATTGGAGGTGCGTTTTGGATTGACTCTCACCGACATTCTGTGTGGCAAAGTTAACGATTTATCGGCAGAAGAAGGTCGTTCCTTGGAGAAAATCATGCAGCGGTTGCGGCAAGCAGAACCCGTACAATATGTATTGGGCGAAGCTGAGTTTGCCGGTCGCAGGTTCAAAGTGGCACCGGGTGTGCTGATTCCACGGCCAGAAACGGAGGAACTTTGCGCATGGATTGTCAACGAACAAACACCAACTGAGGGGCAGTCCATCACGATTTTGGACATCGGAACAGGCTCGGGATGCCTCGCAGTGACGCTCAGTTTGGACATTCCAAATACGACTGTTTCGGCGTGGGACATCTCTCAGGATGCGTTGCGGATAGCGAGCGAAAACGCAAAGGCATGGAAGGCACCTGTTAGTTTGGCGCTTCAGGATGCCTTAGCGGCACCAAAAGACTCGATGAAATGGGACATTATTGTATCAAACCCACCTTACATCTGTCCTTCTGAAGCAGCAGAAATGGCGAAAAACGTGCTGAAATTCGAGCCGTCCACGGCTCTGTTTGTTCCACAAAGTGACCCACTGCTGTTCTACAAAGCCATCGCCAACTATGCCATCCAAGCGCTTAAACCCGGCGGAAAACTGTATATTGAAATCAATCCGCTATACAGAAGCCAACTGGAAGAAATGCTCAAAAACGTAGGTTTCATCGATGTTGAAATCCGAAAAGACGCTTTTGGCAAGGACAGAATGGCCAGAGCGACCCGCCCTTGTCAAACCGAAAAGTCATGA
- a CDS encoding ABC transporter ATP-binding protein — translation MQTIQLYNLSIGYGKHAVVSDINATLNSGRLTCLLGRNGVGKSTLLRTLAGFIPLIAGDIYIQGTPLERLSHHELAEKISVVLTERMDIRNLTATELVGLGRTPYTGFWGVLSDEDRKIVSNAMQLVGIEQLAERNISSLSDGERQKAMIAKALAQQTPIIILDEPTAFLDFQSKVDTLRLLAQLAHELDKTVFLSIHDIELALQITDEIWLLDNQRKLHTGTTKQLIEDGTLHHFIESEHIRFNADDRVVRLQK, via the coding sequence ATGCAGACCATTCAATTATACAATTTGTCCATCGGATACGGCAAACATGCGGTCGTATCGGATATCAACGCTACTCTGAACAGCGGTCGGTTGACCTGTTTGCTGGGGAGGAATGGCGTGGGTAAATCTACTCTTTTGCGCACACTGGCGGGCTTTATACCGCTCATAGCGGGCGATATATATATTCAAGGCACGCCTTTGGAACGGCTGTCCCATCACGAATTGGCCGAGAAAATCAGCGTGGTTCTGACGGAAAGAATGGACATTCGGAATCTTACCGCTACCGAATTGGTGGGGTTGGGACGCACGCCCTACACAGGATTTTGGGGCGTTTTGTCGGACGAAGACCGTAAAATTGTCTCGAATGCCATGCAACTGGTGGGCATCGAGCAGTTGGCTGAAAGGAACATTTCGAGCCTAAGCGATGGTGAACGCCAAAAGGCGATGATAGCAAAGGCCCTGGCACAGCAAACGCCCATCATCATTTTAGACGAACCAACGGCCTTTCTTGATTTCCAAAGCAAGGTGGACACGTTGCGTCTGTTGGCCCAATTGGCACATGAGTTGGATAAGACCGTGTTTTTATCCATCCATGATATCGAACTGGCTTTACAGATAACAGACGAGATATGGCTGCTGGATAATCAACGAAAGCTGCACACTGGGACGACGAAACAGCTCATAGAAGATGGCACTTTGCACCATTTCATCGAAAGTGAACATATCCGTTTTAATGCCGATGACCGCGTTGTTAGACTTCAAAAATGA
- a CDS encoding ComF family protein, translated as MISLISRILDLISPRTCVECRRRLTEGEQVLCASCNLHLPRTHYEDDAYDNEMAQLFWVRIPIERAAALFFYQARSEASRMIYALKYGDHPEIGEQLGCLTAEEFQAKGFFKGIDCIVPVPLTKSRERQRGYNQSLEIAKGVSQVCGLPIMRHALKRVKFKDSQTHKNRLARTENVEDAFQLAENAGLMGKHVLLIDDIVTTGATICACGKALQRDGRVHVSVLSLGWAKG; from the coding sequence ATGATTAGTTTGATTAGCAGAATCCTTGACCTGATATCTCCCCGCACTTGTGTGGAATGCAGGCGGAGATTGACCGAAGGCGAGCAGGTGTTGTGCGCCTCGTGCAACCTACATTTGCCTCGCACTCACTACGAAGACGATGCCTATGACAACGAGATGGCGCAACTGTTCTGGGTCCGCATTCCCATTGAACGTGCGGCAGCATTGTTCTTCTATCAAGCTCGGTCGGAGGCAAGTCGCATGATTTACGCCCTGAAATATGGCGATCACCCTGAGATTGGCGAACAATTAGGGTGCCTAACCGCTGAGGAGTTTCAGGCTAAAGGATTCTTCAAAGGCATCGATTGCATCGTGCCCGTTCCGCTGACGAAAAGCCGTGAACGTCAAAGGGGTTACAACCAAAGTCTTGAAATCGCCAAAGGGGTGAGCCAGGTGTGCGGGTTGCCCATCATGAGGCATGCACTGAAACGCGTGAAGTTTAAGGACAGCCAGACGCATAAGAACCGATTGGCTCGCACGGAGAATGTGGAAGACGCCTTTCAACTGGCCGAAAACGCGGGGTTGATGGGCAAACATGTGCTGCTCATCGATGACATCGTGACCACCGGGGCCACCATCTGCGCCTGCGGAAAGGCTCTGCAGCGGGACGGGAGGGTACACGTCAGCGTGCTATCTTTGGGTTGGGCAAAAGGATAG